A part of Nesterenkonia lutea genomic DNA contains:
- the hpt gene encoding hypoxanthine phosphoribosyltransferase encodes MDAQDVSTDLTEVLYTKEEIDAKIRELAAQIDRDYADKDVLLVGVLKGAIMVMADLARALQSHVTMDWMAVSSYGSGTKSSGVVRILKDLDADLMNRHVLIVEDIIDSGLTLSWLKTNLESRGPASLEICTLFRKPEAVKVDIDVKYVGMDIPNKFVVGYGLDFDEKYRNLDCVGILAPHVYQ; translated from the coding sequence ATGGACGCTCAGGATGTCAGTACAGATCTCACCGAGGTGCTCTACACCAAGGAAGAGATCGACGCGAAGATCAGGGAACTGGCCGCGCAGATCGATCGTGACTACGCAGACAAGGACGTGCTGCTGGTCGGAGTCCTCAAGGGCGCGATCATGGTCATGGCCGATCTGGCCCGCGCGCTGCAGTCCCATGTGACGATGGACTGGATGGCGGTGTCCTCCTACGGCTCCGGCACCAAGTCCTCCGGGGTGGTGCGGATCCTCAAGGACCTCGACGCCGATCTGATGAACCGCCACGTGCTCATCGTCGAAGACATCATCGACTCGGGGCTGACCCTGTCCTGGCTCAAGACCAACTTGGAGTCCCGCGGGCCCGCCTCGCTGGAGATCTGCACCCTGTTCCGCAAGCCGGAGGCGGTGAAGGTGGACATCGATGTGAAGTACGTGGGAATGGACATCCCGAACAAGTTCGTGGTCGGCTACGGCCTGGACTTCGACGAGAAATATCGCAACCTCGACTGCGTCGGGATCCTTGCTCCGCACGTCTACCAGTGA